One stretch of Micromonospora echinospora DNA includes these proteins:
- a CDS encoding MFS transporter: MSVGHSAGVFWRWWTAGTLSAVGSAVTAIALPLTALIALDANAFEMGLIAAAGYVAWLVIGLPAGVIVQRMPLRGMQVGTDLARAVALLSIPLAWWSGHLTVAQLIVVALVISFSTVLFDVANATFLPSIVERSELESRNSLTSGTHAVTQVGGPPLGGVAVQLLGAVPTLLIDAVSYLVSALLLRSLPERPQEKPDRWPPVRSMIREGWHFVSRHPVMAPCTWAATALCVACGAQIALYPLHLVRTLAAPAGLVGLLLAVEGVGSLIGAALTPRLTGWLGSARALLLSGVVSVAGAILVPLGSGVVGYLCFALGSAIFAAGVVLLSVITRTYRQVASPPDLLSRVMASVRFVTWGAIPVGGLAAGALASIYDSRVALLVSVIAVVCAPLVLVFSPVRHLHDLTDHPSSAVTPDEEAMVKAGH, encoded by the coding sequence ATGAGCGTCGGACACAGCGCCGGGGTCTTCTGGAGGTGGTGGACGGCCGGCACGCTCAGCGCGGTTGGCTCGGCAGTCACGGCGATCGCGCTACCGCTGACCGCGCTCATCGCGCTCGATGCCAACGCGTTCGAGATGGGGCTCATCGCCGCGGCCGGCTACGTCGCCTGGCTGGTGATCGGTCTGCCGGCCGGCGTCATCGTGCAGCGCATGCCGCTGCGCGGCATGCAGGTGGGCACCGACCTGGCCCGGGCCGTGGCGCTGCTGTCCATCCCGCTGGCCTGGTGGTCAGGACACCTGACCGTCGCCCAACTCATCGTCGTCGCACTGGTGATCAGCTTCAGCACCGTGCTGTTCGACGTAGCGAACGCCACCTTCCTTCCCAGCATCGTCGAGCGTTCGGAGCTGGAGTCTCGCAACAGTCTGACCTCCGGCACCCATGCGGTGACGCAGGTGGGCGGCCCGCCGTTGGGCGGCGTGGCCGTGCAGTTGCTCGGTGCGGTGCCGACGCTGCTGATCGACGCGGTGAGCTACCTGGTGTCGGCGCTTCTGCTGCGGTCGCTGCCGGAGCGACCGCAGGAGAAGCCGGACCGCTGGCCGCCGGTACGTAGCATGATCCGCGAAGGGTGGCACTTCGTCTCCCGGCATCCGGTGATGGCACCGTGCACCTGGGCGGCCACGGCGCTCTGCGTGGCCTGTGGCGCGCAGATCGCGCTGTACCCGCTCCACCTGGTCCGCACCCTTGCCGCCCCGGCCGGTCTGGTCGGTCTGCTGCTCGCCGTCGAAGGGGTTGGTTCGCTGATCGGCGCCGCCCTGACTCCCCGGCTCACCGGGTGGCTCGGCTCCGCCCGCGCGCTGCTGCTGTCCGGTGTGGTCTCCGTGGCCGGTGCGATCCTGGTGCCGCTGGGCAGCGGCGTGGTGGGTTACCTCTGTTTCGCGCTCGGCAGCGCCATCTTCGCGGCCGGCGTGGTGCTGCTGAGCGTGATCACCCGCACCTACCGCCAGGTCGCCAGCCCACCCGACCTGCTGTCCCGGGTGATGGCCAGCGTCCGCTTCGTCACCTGGGGCGCCATTCCGGTCGGTGGCCTGGCCGCTGGCGCCCTCGCCAGCATCTACGACAGCCGGGTCGCTCTGCTGGTCTCGGTCATCGCGGTCGTGTGCGCTCCGCTCGTGTTGGTCTTCTCTCCCGTCCGTCACCTACACGACCTCACCGACCACCCGTCCTCGGCCGTGACGCCGGACGAGGAGGCCATGGTGAAGGCCGGCCACTGA